The window TATCGGCAATCCTAGCATCTACTGCCAATACCAAACGAACCTTAGCGTCTTTTGCTTTTTGAATTAAGTCTGAAGCCAATTCTAATTTATCATTTTCACAAATAGAGTCTCCAATTTTACCTCCCATTACTTTGGCAAAAGTATAGGTCATTCCTCCTGTGAGAATTAAATTATCTACTTTATTGAGTAGGTTTTCGATAATATCGATCTTGGACGAAACTTTAGATCCCCCCATAATAGCAGTAAAAGGACGAACGGTATCTTTCAATATTTTCTCTACAGAGCTGATTTCTTTCTGCATTAAATAACCAAAAAGTTTATGTTCACTATTAAAGTAATCTGCCATAATAGCTGTAGATGCATGGGAACGATGAGCCGTACCAAAAGCATCATTTACATAAACTGTAGCATAAGATGCTAACTGTCTCGCCATATTCCTTTGGTTGTTTTTTTCGATTTGCTTGGCAATAATTTTCTCTTCTTCTGATATATTATCTACTAATTCACGAGGTTTACCTTCTTCAGAAGCATGAAAACGGAGATTCTCCAGTAGTAAAGCTTGTCCGGGCTGTAAAGAAGCTGCTTTTTCAGACGCCTTCTTACCCAAACAATCTTCGACAAAATCTATTTTAGTCCCTAATAATTCAGAGACTCGCTGCAAAATATGTCTCAGAGAATATTTGGGATTTATTCCTTTGGGCCTTCCTAAATGAGAACCAA of the Candidatus Azobacteroides pseudotrichonymphae genomovar. CFP2 genome contains:
- a CDS encoding phosphoglycerate kinase, translating into MKKIDNFPFVGHKVFVRVDFNVPLDENFTITDDTRIRAAMPTLKKVIADGGSLIIGSHLGRPKGINPKYSLRHILQRVSELLGTKIDFVEDCLGKKASEKAASLQPGQALLLENLRFHASEEGKPRELVDNISEEEKIIAKQIEKNNQRNMARQLASYATVYVNDAFGTAHRSHASTAIMADYFNSEHKLFGYLMQKEISSVEKILKDTVRPFTAIMGGSKVSSKIDIIENLLNKVDNLILTGGMTYTFAKVMGGKIGDSICENDKLELASDLIQKAKDAKVRLVLAVDARIADSFSNEAHTQIVAVDKIPDGWMGLDIGNETEKIFTKIIENSKTILWNGPTGVFEFDNFCKGSRAVGDAIVRATQKGAFSLVGGGDSVSCVNKLKIADKVSYVSTGGGALLEFIEGKQLPGIKAIRGY